The sequence GAATATCTTAAATGAATTCGAGCCTATTGGTTTTCATCTTAAGAGTCTGAGCACATAATTCAGGTTGTCGTTTTGTAGATTTTATAATGACTCCCCAGTTTGATTTATAAGATATTAGGAAAAGGATAAATCAATTGTTGCCCACTAGATGAAAGAATATGCGACTTCATAATTAATTGTGGCAAAATGATATGTTTTGGATTTGCATTCTAAAGATTGGAGTTCTCATCTTAGGCTGGGATCTGCTGTATTGTATTGTACATTTTCTTGATACACATTTAGTCTTCAGAAATCGAGTCGCTGATGGATTCGTTATCTGATCTGAAATTAGACATCTACAGATCTATTACTGTTAAATAACTACAAATAATCAGTGCGGCATTAGCCCACAGCTCTGCTTATACAGCATGCCTTATAAGTTTTGCAAAATCCATTATTAAGCCCCTGTACTTTCTTGTTTTATTCTATTGAGcctttgaatttttattttgtttcattgTTTTGAGGTACACTATATGTGCTAAAGTGATCCTGTCTGACTGGACTTGTGTAATCTTTCGTTTGCAGTCAGTATTAGCTAATGCAGTGGTTATTTGTTGGCCCATGTGGcatatgtatttaataattcCCCATTGTAAATACGTGGTATGGTATTTTTTCAGGCACTCGATAGACCTCATACCCTCTGTGCTGTGCCTAACCTCCATGTTACTGATTACTGGTTAAGCATTAATGTGCTTTCTTTCCTGGAAAATATGTAACTGactagatttattattttcattctcaGTTTGTGCCTACATGGGCGTGGATTTCGTTTCTTAGATGAATCAACCAAAATGGACGGGACATGTGATAGGCTTGTCTGGAGCTTTACTATGCTGAAGCTGAAATCGAGCATCACTATCGCATCTGCAACTTCAATTATGCTGTGCTGCTCTCCAATCTTACCTGGCTATATGTgtgatagtgaatgataatgATTGAAGGCTATTGCTGACCATCTTGTTTTAATAATCTATTACTGTGAGCATGTAATACCATGTACATGTTATGTATGcacccatatatatatatatatatataattggaaTTGCAGATTCATATCTGCAATAATTCACACATCTGTTCTGTATGAATATTAAGTTACTTTACTCCTTGTTCTTGTGTTCCAATTTTTAATACAATGGTAGAAGGTTAAATCTTTTTGTACGTGCTCTTGGCAGATGGATTGTTGACTTTGAGGGAGGTAGAGAAGAACGGAGATGCAAACCATCGTAATGCATCTTCACAAAAAAGTTGCCtcccttttgtttttaattattcctGAAATGATACAAATACCTGATAAATTTGTGAGTCTAGTCTTGACCTGTAGTTCCTCTTCTTATACACCTTGTATTGAAATCTGAAACGGGACATCGGGTTGTGCATCCAGGCATTGGTCTTTGATATCCGTTGTCAACAAGGTAGGGTTTCTTTGTTCATGTCTGATTAGTTTCCATATGAGAAAGGCGCAGGTGAATGTGTGCGAATGTGATGCTTTAGTTGATGTAAGTAAAACACTAGTGTCAGGAGCAATGCAGCTATAAGATGATGTTGGATTCAGTTTTCTTTCCCCATAATTCCAAGTTTTGTTCTGAAATGTGAACCCTTATCAGTTCCTTTTATCTTCACTGCTAATCTGGAAATAAATTCCCAAGCGGCAGCTAATTATTAAGGTGCCACCAGAGTATTTTTGAATGGACGGTTGTCATTAAACAAGAAGTTTAAGGTTGCCCTCAAAGACGCACATCCAGAAGCTCGCCCAATGACTCGAACTTGGCAGTCTGAGTTGCTTATTGAACCTGATCATATTATTAACTGTACCCAGGTTTTACCATAATGGTACTGATGTGGGATTTGGAATGCAAAAGAGTCTTCAGTTTGCCCTTTGCCCTTATGGCCATGCATGGGACTAGCAAAACTTTAATTTGTGCTCATTTCAGGGGATTGTCActcaaaatcatcaaatagaAGACTAAACATTAGCAGACAGGTAAATAGAGTTTCAATTACTGTAATAAAGGCAGGTCTCCTTGGGTAAAGAACCTCGTCAACCTATGGTAACAGCTATCTACAAAAATGCCTTCATGCGTAATAAATGTGTCAGATCATAATGTCTTTCATGTTCTTGTCATCTGCTTCAAAATCCAGCCCCGAAATCCTCATCTTCCCGATATTGACTGCACATTTTCAAAACAAGAGTGAGCAGATATACGATGCATTTCAGGCTGTAAATATGGGACGTACAACTACTAAATCCAATATTTTAAGTTTCTTGCAAGCTATGTCAAAATTATAGCACAGAGCTCGCGCACATACACACACACAAGGgggcaaagaaagaaaacagtGCATATAATCTGCAATGGTCAAGTACTGGACAGTATCAAGGGCCAATATGGAGGCGCACAATACTTGGAAGAAAAGACTTTCGACTTATAtgaaaattgagaaattcttcAGATAAGgagtaaaaaatattagcaaTATAACAATTTGAGATTGGCACATATCTAACAAGCCTAATTTGCAGCATGTTCTCACTGGCTATGAAGCACAAAATATAGAATCTATCTACGTCACCTGATGAAACTGAAAATGACTTCTTGAAATGATGACCAAGTTCAAGGAAGAATAGCCTAAGCAGCCAGCAagtattttcattaattaaaaaggtGGATTACTTACCAACAGCATCTAGCCCGGCTAATTTTGGCATGAACTTCCTTATATGCTCTTCTGCAGCTTTATCAGCTTTCAATGTCTCACAtacaaatgaaacaaaaatctttttcttcccATGCTTTTCTTCTGCCATAGCTACAACATCCTTTTCCCAGCTGTAAGAATGGCCACATCAGTTTGTTATTCATAAGGAAATAAAGTTGGGCTCAGGGGAAGATACAAGGAACCAAAGATGAAGGTTTAATTGGTACTAATGCCCAATACTTAAAAGTCTAGCTAGAACTGTAGTAAAATCTTCATACATATCATCAAGTATATTAAGCTCCATCAGGAAGGAAGTGCTCTGATCACTCAATCATTTCAGATACACCACAAGAAATTGTTCTATTTTTTACTGAACAAGAACTTCACTTTCAGCAAAATGACAGTAAAATGAATTGAAAaggattaaaagaaaaaataaaacacttaTGACATATAGTAAAATCTTCATACATGTCATCAAGTATATTAAGCTCCATCAGGAAGTGCTCTGATCACTCTATCATATCAGATACACCACAAGAAATTGTTCTATTTTTTACTGAACAAGAAATTCACTTTCAGCAAAATGACagtaaaatgaaatgaaaaggattaaaaaaataaataaatcacttATGACATATGCAAATTGTAACTACTAAGCAGGAAATGTCAGTAAGAGATAGTAGACtagcataaataataatataaacacAAAAGACCTTATAGGTCTGCTAAttgattgtttatttttatttctaactTTCAACTTGATTTCAGCATATGAGGCATTGTTAAAGCTATTATCAAATACAGATAGGCATCAACTAGAACATTTTGAGAATACATAAAAAGATGGCCTACCCATGAGCATGATCAATGTTATGGAAGCGAGCAGCATCATGGCCTCTACACTCAACTACAACAGCTTGTTCTTTCCCACTCTGCCATACATTCATTAGAGGCAACCAAAACATAACATCAAACCTTGATTGTAAACATCGAAGAAAAACAGGAAAGTAGCAAACCAAAGAAAATGACACAGCCCCCCATACATTGTAGTCGATGATTGTAAGCTTGATCAGGCGATAA comes from Ricinus communis isolate WT05 ecotype wild-type chromosome 5, ASM1957865v1, whole genome shotgun sequence and encodes:
- the LOC8258245 gene encoding uncharacterized protein LOC8258245 isoform X1; the protein is MPVLKALPFSGLSDVIIKSTVEGNINYKLKEEVESNGEQVREVKEGMASIALLPCGSISGHFIQLPHSICYGLHGTELACERECSRGEDYRLIKLTIIDYNSGKEQAVVVECRGHDAARFHNIDHAHGWEKDVVAMAEEKHGKKKIFVSFVCETLKADKAAEEHIRKFMPKLAGLDAVVNIGKMRISGLDFEADDKNMKDIMI
- the LOC8258245 gene encoding uncharacterized protein LOC8258245 isoform X2; its protein translation is MAEEVESNGEQVREVKEGMASIALLPCGSISGHFIQLPHSICYGLHGTELACERECSRGEDYRLIKLTIIDYNSGKEQAVVVECRGHDAARFHNIDHAHGWEKDVVAMAEEKHGKKKIFVSFVCETLKADKAAEEHIRKFMPKLAGLDAVVNIGKMRISGLDFEADDKNMKDIMI
- the LOC8258245 gene encoding uncharacterized protein LOC8258245 isoform X3, with product MEEVESNGEQVREVKEGMASIALLPCGSISGHFIQLPHSICYGLHGTELACERECSRGEDYRLIKLTIIDYNSGKEQAVVVECRGHDAARFHNIDHAHGWEKDVVAMAEEKHGKKKIFVSFVCETLKADKAAEEHIRKFMPKLAGLDAVVNIGKMRISGLDFEADDKNMKDIMI